In one window of Paraflavitalea soli DNA:
- a CDS encoding Crp/Fnr family transcriptional regulator → MDQLLQHLRNFYQLSEAAEQVLPEYFTKLVLPKNEFLITQGKICRHLYFLEQGCLRGYYDLEEKEITHWFGFENDFVTSFHSFITQQPAVENIQLVEGCVLWAISKDSLFNLFNQHHEIERLVRIAYEKYYIRLEERFVNARFKTATERYQDLLEQTPHIIDRIPLGYIAAYLGISQETLSRIRGKL, encoded by the coding sequence ATGGATCAGTTATTACAACACCTCAGGAATTTTTACCAGTTAAGTGAAGCTGCCGAGCAGGTCCTTCCGGAATATTTCACCAAATTGGTGCTGCCCAAAAACGAGTTCCTCATCACCCAGGGCAAAATATGCAGGCATTTGTATTTCCTGGAGCAGGGCTGCCTGCGTGGCTACTACGACCTCGAAGAAAAAGAGATCACCCACTGGTTTGGTTTCGAAAATGATTTTGTGACTTCCTTTCATAGCTTCATCACACAGCAGCCCGCTGTAGAAAATATACAATTGGTGGAAGGCTGTGTATTGTGGGCTATTTCCAAGGACAGTTTATTCAACCTGTTCAACCAGCACCATGAGATAGAGCGGCTGGTACGCATCGCTTACGAAAAATATTATATACGGTTGGAAGAACGTTTTGTAAATGCCCGTTTTAAAACCGCTACTGAGCGTTACCAGGACCTGCTGGAGCAAACACCCCATATAATCGACAGAATACCATTGGGATACATAGCTGCTTACCTCGGTATATCACAGGAAACCCTCAGCCGTATCCGCGGCAAGCTTTAA
- the yiaA gene encoding inner membrane protein YiaA: MEPKNPMQPSNAFIAASWIALLAGMIAYNIGLWNAQMELNEKGYYFTVLMFGLFSAISVQKAVRDQLEGIPVTNLYYGIAWFTTLLSILLLTIGLWNADLTKSEKGFYAMSYTLSIFAAIAVQKNTRDMKAAQKDDKSNTGSSAEK; this comes from the coding sequence ATGGAACCCAAGAACCCCATGCAACCTTCCAACGCCTTTATTGCCGCCTCCTGGATAGCCCTCCTGGCAGGTATGATCGCCTACAACATCGGCTTGTGGAATGCACAAATGGAACTCAATGAGAAAGGCTACTATTTTACCGTATTGATGTTTGGCCTCTTTTCGGCCATTTCTGTACAGAAGGCCGTGCGCGACCAGCTGGAAGGTATTCCTGTTACCAACCTCTATTATGGCATTGCCTGGTTTACCACCCTCCTGTCCATCCTGCTGCTCACCATCGGCCTCTGGAATGCCGATCTCACCAAAAGCGAAAAAGGATTCTATGCTATGTCTTACACCCTCAGCATCTTTGCCGCCATTGCCGTACAGAAGAATACCCGCGATATGAAAGCTGCCCAGAAAGATGATAAAAGCAATACTGGTAGCAGTGCGGAGAAATAA
- a CDS encoding tetratricopeptide repeat protein, which produces MKPVFLRWALFIFLLLTAVSCKEKKTAASPEAISALNLKRGALIVCGPTTQQLGSLTFTISGPASIQPAFNLGLKLLHSFEYDEAEKVFAGIIDEQPGCAMAYWGVAMSNFHPLWTPPTVTELTKGSKAIAIATSLPKQSAKEAAYIDAIGAFYKDWDKVDHRSRCISFEKGMEKLYTAFPDDHEAAALYALALNAAADPADKTFQKQQKAGAILQRLFPGEPNHPGIVHYLIHTYDSPELATLALPAARKYAAIAASSAHALHMPSHIFTRLGLWSEDIQSNLASVASAKCYAESIGKEHWDEELHGMDYLVYAYLQRGDNTQVRQQLDYLVAIKEVYPVNFKVAYAFAAIPSRVVLENKQWVAAAHVQAPVANIVWDNFPWQKAIIHFTRLMGALHTGDKAGANTELQALHRIQDTLIAQKDAYKANQVKIQIKTAEAWMNLKAGNKAEALSLMQQAAELEDKTEKHPVTPGEVIPAREFLGDLLLQMNEPGKALEAYEENLKKHPNRFNGLYGAGLAAEKSGNKVKANRYFQQLLAIADTTGSNRPELTTARTWMAKH; this is translated from the coding sequence ATGAAACCTGTTTTCCTGCGATGGGCGTTATTTATTTTTCTTTTACTGACCGCGGTATCCTGCAAAGAAAAAAAGACAGCAGCTTCCCCGGAAGCCATCAGCGCCTTGAACCTTAAGAGAGGAGCGCTTATTGTATGCGGGCCAACTACGCAACAATTGGGTTCGCTGACCTTCACTATTTCCGGTCCGGCAAGCATACAGCCTGCTTTTAACCTGGGTCTGAAACTGCTGCACTCTTTCGAATATGATGAGGCCGAGAAAGTCTTTGCCGGCATTATTGATGAACAACCAGGTTGCGCTATGGCTTATTGGGGTGTTGCCATGAGCAATTTTCATCCGCTGTGGACACCTCCCACGGTTACCGAACTCACTAAAGGCAGCAAAGCCATTGCCATCGCAACTTCCCTGCCGAAACAGTCAGCCAAAGAAGCCGCTTATATTGATGCAATCGGGGCTTTTTATAAGGACTGGGACAAGGTGGATCATCGCAGCCGGTGTATCAGCTTTGAAAAGGGGATGGAAAAGCTATATACCGCTTTTCCGGACGATCATGAAGCAGCGGCGTTGTATGCGCTGGCCTTGAATGCAGCTGCTGATCCTGCCGATAAGACCTTTCAAAAGCAACAGAAAGCCGGCGCCATTTTACAGCGCCTCTTCCCTGGGGAGCCCAATCATCCTGGTATTGTACATTATCTTATTCACACGTATGATTCGCCTGAACTGGCCACCCTGGCATTACCTGCTGCCCGGAAGTATGCTGCCATAGCTGCTTCATCGGCACATGCCTTACATATGCCTTCTCATATTTTCACACGTCTCGGGCTCTGGAGTGAGGACATTCAATCCAATCTTGCCTCGGTGGCTTCTGCAAAATGTTATGCTGAATCTATTGGTAAGGAACATTGGGACGAAGAATTACATGGTATGGACTACCTTGTTTACGCTTATCTGCAAAGAGGCGATAATACGCAAGTCAGGCAGCAATTGGATTACCTTGTTGCTATCAAAGAAGTGTATCCGGTTAATTTTAAAGTAGCATATGCCTTTGCTGCCATCCCTTCCCGCGTTGTACTGGAAAACAAACAGTGGGTGGCAGCGGCCCACGTACAGGCACCTGTGGCCAATATTGTTTGGGACAATTTTCCCTGGCAAAAAGCAATCATCCATTTCACCCGGCTGATGGGCGCTCTGCACACCGGAGATAAGGCAGGAGCCAATACCGAACTGCAGGCACTCCATCGAATCCAGGATACCCTGATAGCACAAAAAGATGCTTACAAAGCCAACCAGGTAAAAATACAGATCAAAACTGCCGAAGCCTGGATGAATTTGAAAGCAGGAAACAAAGCGGAAGCATTAAGTCTTATGCAACAGGCGGCTGAACTGGAAGACAAAACGGAAAAGCATCCTGTGACACCGGGCGAAGTGATCCCTGCCCGTGAATTTTTGGGTGACCTGCTGCTGCAAATGAATGAACCAGGAAAAGCATTGGAAGCGTATGAAGAAAACCTGAAGAAACACCCCAACCGTTTTAATGGTTTGTATGGCGCAGGGCTTGCTGCGGAAAAAAGCGGTAATAAAGTCAAAGCAAATCGGTATTTCCAGCAATTGTTGGCCATAGCAGACACTACAGGAAGCAACAGGCCGGAGCTGACGACCGCCAGGACATGGATGGCGAAACATTAA
- a CDS encoding gliding motility-associated C-terminal domain-containing protein, with amino-acid sequence MSRLFLLTFLTIIIACLCQAQQAPLLQAPMVPPDECLPAFQKTYIAPGNHNVFYIHTTPDGGSVIGGNVNPVIADPNQQSPFIDAFIMKLNAAGSVEWAKRIGGNKYDEFRKIKPTSDGGYIAIGCTNSFTWRNSIYLVRLNAAGAIIWSKNFSSLGTYPDIGRDVIETADGGFAFTGTTQAALPFAKGLLVKTDANGNMIWGKEMYQYEGTDFQTVAEDGNTLAVGADYWASLEQKYYGSIIKFDQQTGNILSSLGFVSDERSTYGTQLFKTPTGWMAGLQLIDGSNFDTKQQGIITLDQNLVPASNQKLVRHDLNPWSSIAPTKDGGFVASAGRLAFGNSFFLYKVGSTGTFDWQKAYGNFSGIIMQVAANVQQYTNGTYISACTYYDPISGPDGKIHVIKVAPNGTTPGCRTDDETNTINHVPFRTAPLTWNNVSDFVNFTSPDVPSASTDLSFTVALQCASIPCKITGIDGNDSICIRTDTTSYLLQRNGQCVQPVTWTIDPAFAQITAATDSSVRIVFKKAGKVKLYAHILTPCEIVSDSLLITVFDNPAAVTLGPDIYLCDTTHHWLYANAGFVTYQWQDGSTDLSLKATTPGVYHVLATDHCGHNYRDTILLIQVSPAQVHLGKDTLICEGGFVPLTPGKGFASYLWQDGSGKQVFNAREAGIYWVQTTDQHGCNSQDSIKIATKFCRPSVTLPGAFSPNNDNRNDLFRPVVSGVLVQFSLIIYNRWGTKIFESTDARKGWDGTFNGQPQPSGSYIWTCYYKLNNSTPPVNKEKGIVILSR; translated from the coding sequence ATGTCCCGTCTTTTCCTTTTGACCTTCCTTACTATCATCATTGCCTGTTTATGCCAGGCACAGCAGGCGCCGCTGCTCCAGGCTCCTATGGTCCCACCCGATGAATGCCTGCCCGCCTTCCAGAAAACCTATATAGCCCCTGGCAACCACAATGTCTTTTATATTCACACCACACCCGACGGAGGTTCGGTCATTGGCGGCAATGTAAATCCTGTGATCGCTGATCCCAACCAGCAAAGTCCTTTCATAGACGCCTTTATAATGAAACTCAATGCGGCAGGTTCCGTCGAATGGGCCAAACGGATCGGGGGCAATAAATACGATGAGTTTAGAAAGATAAAGCCTACCAGCGATGGTGGTTACATTGCCATCGGATGCACGAATTCATTCACCTGGCGCAATAGTATTTACCTGGTAAGGCTGAATGCAGCCGGTGCGATCATATGGTCAAAAAACTTCTCCTCGCTGGGCACCTACCCGGATATCGGACGGGATGTGATCGAAACAGCCGATGGCGGATTTGCTTTTACAGGTACCACACAAGCGGCGCTTCCCTTTGCCAAAGGACTCCTTGTTAAAACGGATGCCAATGGCAATATGATCTGGGGCAAAGAAATGTACCAATACGAAGGGACCGACTTCCAAACTGTGGCAGAAGATGGCAACACCCTGGCAGTAGGCGCCGATTACTGGGCAAGCCTCGAACAAAAATATTATGGCAGCATCATTAAGTTCGATCAGCAGACTGGTAATATCCTTTCTTCCCTTGGCTTTGTCTCTGATGAAAGGAGCACGTACGGTACACAGTTATTTAAGACGCCCACTGGTTGGATGGCCGGCCTACAATTGATCGATGGCAGTAACTTCGATACCAAACAACAGGGTATAATAACCCTGGATCAAAACCTGGTGCCGGCCAGTAATCAAAAGCTGGTAAGGCATGACCTGAATCCATGGTCATCCATCGCCCCCACCAAAGATGGCGGTTTTGTCGCCTCTGCCGGCCGCCTGGCATTTGGCAACAGTTTCTTCTTGTACAAAGTAGGCAGTACCGGCACATTCGACTGGCAAAAGGCCTATGGCAATTTTTCCGGCATCATTATGCAGGTGGCAGCCAATGTGCAGCAATACACCAATGGAACCTATATCAGCGCCTGCACTTATTATGATCCTATAAGCGGTCCTGATGGTAAGATCCATGTGATCAAAGTAGCCCCCAACGGAACCACACCAGGCTGCAGGACAGATGATGAGACCAATACCATCAACCATGTTCCCTTCCGAACCGCGCCGCTTACCTGGAATAACGTATCGGACTTTGTGAATTTCACCTCTCCCGATGTGCCATCTGCCAGTACCGATCTTTCCTTCACCGTTGCACTTCAATGTGCGTCCATCCCTTGTAAGATAACAGGCATCGATGGCAACGATAGTATTTGTATCCGCACGGATACCACCTCCTATTTACTCCAACGCAATGGTCAATGTGTACAACCTGTCACCTGGACCATCGATCCTGCTTTCGCACAGATCACTGCTGCTACCGACAGCAGCGTACGCATAGTGTTCAAAAAAGCAGGTAAGGTAAAACTGTATGCGCACATCTTAACGCCCTGCGAGATTGTAAGTGATAGTCTCCTCATCACTGTATTTGACAACCCGGCTGCTGTGACCCTGGGGCCAGATATCTACTTATGCGATACAACGCATCATTGGCTTTATGCCAATGCAGGTTTTGTCACCTACCAGTGGCAGGATGGATCAACAGACCTCAGCCTGAAAGCAACGACCCCGGGAGTTTATCATGTACTGGCGACAGACCATTGTGGGCATAATTACAGGGATACCATCCTACTCATTCAGGTATCACCGGCACAGGTTCACCTGGGCAAGGATACCCTGATTTGCGAAGGTGGGTTTGTACCACTTACGCCTGGCAAAGGCTTTGCCAGCTACCTGTGGCAAGATGGATCAGGTAAACAGGTTTTCAACGCAAGGGAGGCAGGTATTTATTGGGTGCAGACAACAGACCAGCATGGCTGCAACAGCCAGGACAGCATTAAGATAGCTACCAAATTCTGCAGGCCATCCGTCACCCTGCCTGGCGCATTCTCCCCTAACAATGATAACCGCAATGACCTGTTCAGGCCCGTGGTTTCCGGAGTACTCGTTCAGTTCAGCCTGATCATTTACAACCGGTGGGGAACCAAGATATTTGAGTCTACGGATGCCCGTAAAGGATGGGATGGCACATTCAATGGCCAGCCACAGCCATCGGGCAGCTATATATGGACCTGTTATTACAAATTAAACAATTCGACACCCCCGGTAAACAAGGAGAAAGGGATAGTTATCCTGTCCCGGTAA
- the rocD gene encoding ornithine--oxo-acid transaminase has translation MQPTTMLSDKTKYYLDLEEKYGAHNYHPLPVVLSKGSGVFVWDVDNTRYYDFLSGYSAVNQGHCHPAIIGALLEQAPLLTLTSRAFHSELLSEYTQFITRYFGYDKVLPMNTGVEAVETAIKLCRRWGYDVKGIPANKAKILVCSDNFHGRTSTVISFSTDPSSYDRFGPFMPGFEVIPYNDLPALANALQDKNVAGFLVEPIQGEAGVVIPDEGYLAAAKQYCEDAQVLFIADEIQTGLCRTGKMLACDHESVHPDILIIGKALSGSTLPVSAVLADDAIMLNIKPGEHGSTYGGGPLACKVAMAALSVLKEEGMAENAETMGQLFRQELQALNSPYIKTIRGKGLLNAIVIDHPNPQAAWDLCLAMKEGGLLAKPTHGDKIRLSPPLVINREQILESVNIIGQSLDILQ, from the coding sequence ATGCAACCCACTACTATGTTATCCGATAAAACAAAATATTACCTCGACCTCGAAGAAAAATACGGAGCACACAACTACCATCCCCTGCCTGTAGTGTTGAGCAAAGGATCGGGCGTGTTTGTATGGGATGTAGACAATACCCGTTATTATGATTTCCTGAGCGGCTATTCGGCCGTCAACCAGGGCCATTGCCATCCGGCCATTATTGGCGCCCTGCTGGAGCAGGCGCCACTGCTCACCCTCACTTCCCGTGCCTTTCACAGTGAACTGTTGAGTGAGTATACGCAATTCATCACCCGCTATTTTGGGTATGATAAAGTATTGCCGATGAATACGGGGGTAGAAGCAGTGGAAACAGCCATCAAGCTTTGCCGCCGCTGGGGATACGATGTAAAAGGCATCCCGGCCAACAAAGCGAAAATATTGGTATGTTCCGATAACTTCCATGGCCGCACCAGCACCGTTATTTCTTTCAGTACCGATCCTTCTTCCTATGATCGCTTTGGCCCCTTTATGCCGGGCTTTGAAGTGATCCCCTACAATGACCTGCCTGCACTGGCCAACGCCTTACAGGATAAGAACGTAGCTGGTTTCCTGGTTGAACCCATCCAGGGCGAAGCCGGTGTGGTGATACCTGATGAAGGTTACCTGGCCGCCGCCAAACAATATTGCGAAGATGCACAGGTGTTGTTTATTGCCGATGAGATACAAACCGGCTTGTGCCGTACCGGCAAAATGCTCGCCTGCGATCATGAAAGCGTTCATCCCGACATCCTGATCATTGGCAAAGCATTAAGCGGAAGCACTTTGCCCGTTTCAGCCGTATTGGCCGATGATGCCATCATGCTGAACATCAAACCCGGTGAACACGGCTCTACCTATGGTGGCGGCCCCCTGGCCTGTAAGGTAGCCATGGCCGCACTCAGTGTATTAAAAGAGGAGGGTATGGCGGAAAATGCGGAAACCATGGGGCAATTGTTCCGCCAGGAATTACAGGCCCTCAACTCTCCTTATATTAAAACCATTCGTGGCAAGGGCTTATTGAATGCTATTGTCATCGACCATCCCAATCCCCAGGCCGCCTGGGACCTCTGCCTGGCCATGAAAGAAGGAGGACTACTGGCCAAGCCTACCCATGGCGATAAGATACGCTTGTCTCCCCCCCTTGTTATTAACCGGGAACAAATACTCGAATCTGTTAATATCATAGGTCAAAGCCTCGACATATTACAGTAG
- a CDS encoding 4-(cytidine 5'-diphospho)-2-C-methyl-D-erythritol kinase — MILFPNCKINLGLHITRKRPDGYHDLETVFYPLPLRDALEIVSSQEFRAGNLAAPIYAGQPEGMELILSGLPVKGEPADNLCVKAWQLLKKDYPQLPPVQLHLHKAIPMGAGLGGGSSDAAFTLHLLNNKFKLGIPAEKLLDYALQLGSDCPFFIINQPCIATGRGELLQSIPLDLSAWSFLLVYPEVHINTGWAFEQIRPAPPEKPISEVIGQPVSAWKDTLINDFEAPVCHLHPALGHIKETLYEAGAVYASMTGSGSSFYGIFPAGEVPAGLFPAYKCYTLKG; from the coding sequence ATGATCCTTTTTCCCAATTGTAAGATCAACCTTGGTTTACACATCACCCGCAAAAGACCGGATGGGTACCACGATCTGGAAACAGTGTTCTATCCCCTCCCCCTGCGCGATGCCCTGGAAATTGTGAGCAGCCAGGAATTCAGGGCCGGCAACTTAGCAGCACCCATTTATGCCGGCCAGCCTGAGGGTATGGAGCTTATCCTGAGCGGCCTGCCCGTAAAAGGCGAGCCCGCCGATAACCTTTGCGTAAAAGCCTGGCAGCTCCTGAAAAAAGACTACCCCCAGTTACCACCTGTTCAATTGCACCTGCACAAAGCCATCCCCATGGGAGCAGGCCTGGGCGGCGGCTCTTCCGATGCCGCATTTACCCTGCACCTGTTGAATAATAAGTTCAAGCTCGGCATCCCGGCAGAAAAGCTGCTCGATTATGCCCTGCAATTGGGCAGCGATTGCCCTTTCTTCATCATCAACCAACCCTGTATAGCCACGGGCCGGGGCGAACTGCTGCAGTCCATTCCGCTGGACCTGTCGGCCTGGTCATTCCTGCTGGTCTATCCCGAAGTACATATCAATACCGGCTGGGCCTTTGAGCAGATCAGGCCAGCTCCGCCGGAAAAGCCCATCAGCGAGGTCATCGGGCAGCCTGTAAGCGCCTGGAAAGACACCCTGATCAATGATTTTGAGGCCCCTGTGTGCCACCTGCACCCCGCCCTGGGGCATATTAAAGAGACCCTGTACGAAGCTGGCGCTGTATACGCTTCCATGACCGGCAGCGGCTCCAGCTTTTATGGCATTTTCCCCGCAGGAGAGGTCCCCGCCGGTTTATTTCCTGCCTATAAATGTTATACTTTAAAGGGATAA
- a CDS encoding bifunctional nuclease family protein, which produces MKKIELEIVALSHSITQTHSYAVVLGEVNGLRRLPIVIGGFEAQAIAVALEKMHPSRPLTHDLMKNFMNAFNIDLSEIIICDLQEGIFYSKLVCVSEHDTVEIDSRTSDALALAVRFGCPIYTYDNILESAGILMEDPSGKKKQPKEAVAAETGGAHDDLRAMTLEELNTLLNEVLDQEDYIRAIAIRDEINSRKRGR; this is translated from the coding sequence ATGAAAAAAATTGAGTTGGAAATAGTAGCGCTGTCACACAGCATCACCCAAACACATTCATATGCAGTAGTATTGGGTGAAGTGAATGGGCTTCGTCGGTTGCCTATTGTGATTGGCGGTTTTGAAGCACAAGCCATCGCTGTGGCCCTGGAGAAAATGCATCCCAGCAGGCCATTGACGCATGACCTGATGAAGAACTTCATGAATGCTTTCAATATAGACCTGTCGGAGATCATTATCTGTGACCTGCAGGAAGGCATCTTTTACTCCAAACTGGTGTGTGTAAGTGAACATGATACCGTAGAAATAGACTCCCGCACCTCCGATGCCCTGGCATTGGCCGTTCGTTTTGGTTGTCCGATCTACACCTACGATAATATCCTCGAAAGCGCCGGCATCTTAATGGAAGATCCTTCCGGCAAGAAAAAACAACCTAAAGAAGCAGTAGCAGCTGAGACTGGTGGCGCTCATGATGACCTGAGGGCAATGACACTGGAAGAACTCAATACCCTGCTCAATGAGGTGCTCGACCAGGAAGATTATATCCGCGCCATTGCTATCCGTGATGAGATCAATAGCCGTAAAAGAGGCCGGTAA
- a CDS encoding electron transfer flavoprotein subunit alpha/FixB family protein → MSVLIFIDQAEGHVKKASLEALSYGAKVAEQLGTTAEGVVLGTVTEDLAALGKYGVKKIHHVSNDTLNHFDAQVFTAVIAQAVTAANATVVIFSNNVDGKAIAPRLAARLKAGLVSGAVALPDTSNGFVVKKNVFSGKAFANIALSSPIKIISLNANSYKIVAGEGTAEVAPLNATVEASRVKVTAVNKVTGEVPLSEAEIVVSGGRGLKGPENWGMIEELAHLLGAATACSRPVADVHWRPHHEHVGQTGLAIAPNLYIAIGISGAIQHLAGVNRSKVIVVINKDPEAPFFKAADYGIVGDAFEVVPKIIEAVKKVKGIA, encoded by the coding sequence ATGTCTGTCCTCATATTCATCGATCAGGCCGAAGGCCATGTAAAGAAAGCGTCACTGGAAGCCCTGAGCTATGGCGCCAAGGTAGCAGAACAACTCGGCACTACCGCAGAAGGCGTAGTGCTGGGCACCGTAACGGAAGACCTGGCCGCACTGGGCAAATATGGTGTTAAGAAAATACATCATGTATCCAATGATACCCTCAACCATTTTGATGCGCAGGTATTCACGGCAGTGATAGCCCAGGCTGTTACCGCTGCCAATGCCACCGTGGTGATCTTCTCCAACAATGTGGACGGAAAGGCCATTGCGCCCCGTCTCGCAGCCCGTCTGAAGGCAGGCCTTGTATCCGGCGCTGTAGCCCTGCCCGATACCAGCAATGGATTTGTAGTAAAAAAGAATGTATTCTCCGGAAAGGCCTTTGCCAATATAGCCCTCAGCTCTCCCATCAAGATCATTTCCCTGAATGCCAATTCTTACAAGATCGTGGCCGGGGAAGGCACTGCTGAAGTAGCCCCCCTGAATGCCACCGTTGAGGCCTCCAGGGTAAAAGTAACCGCGGTAAACAAAGTGACCGGCGAAGTGCCCCTCAGCGAAGCAGAGATCGTAGTGAGTGGTGGCCGTGGATTGAAAGGACCCGAGAACTGGGGTATGATCGAAGAACTGGCGCACCTGCTGGGAGCTGCTACCGCCTGTAGCAGGCCCGTAGCCGATGTACACTGGCGCCCGCACCATGAGCACGTAGGACAAACGGGTCTCGCCATTGCACCCAATCTTTACATTGCGATCGGTATATCAGGCGCCATCCAGCACCTGGCCGGGGTCAACAGAAGCAAGGTGATCGTGGTGATCAATAAAGACCCCGAAGCTCCTTTCTTTAAGGCCGCTGACTATGGTATTGTAGGTGATGCTTTTGAAGTGGTACCTAAAATCATAGAAGCTGTGAAGAAAGTAAAGGGAATAGCGTAA
- a CDS encoding electron transfer flavoprotein subunit beta/FixA family protein: MKILVCISKTPDTTAKIAFTDNNTKFAQDGVQWIINPYDEWYALVRAIELKEKDPSTVLHLVTVAGADTDPVIRKALALGGDEAFRVNADSHDSFYIASQIAEIAKTGNYDLIFTGKETIDYNGSSIGGMVAELLNLPYVSLAIKFDLNGTTTTITREIEGGEEICEVQLPLVVSCQKGMAEQRIPNMKGIMGARTKPLKVVEPVATEVLTSIVGFELPPAKAGVKLVPADNPAELVRLLHEEAKQI; encoded by the coding sequence ATGAAGATTTTAGTTTGTATCAGCAAAACGCCGGACACAACGGCAAAAATAGCCTTCACAGATAACAATACGAAATTCGCACAGGATGGCGTACAATGGATCATCAATCCCTACGACGAATGGTATGCCCTTGTACGTGCCATTGAACTAAAAGAAAAAGACCCCTCCACCGTACTACACCTGGTAACTGTTGCCGGTGCCGATACAGACCCTGTTATCCGCAAGGCGCTGGCCCTGGGCGGTGATGAGGCCTTCCGTGTAAATGCCGATAGCCACGATAGTTTTTATATCGCTTCCCAGATCGCTGAAATAGCCAAAACAGGCAATTACGATCTTATTTTCACCGGTAAAGAAACCATCGATTACAATGGTTCTTCCATCGGAGGCATGGTAGCCGAACTGCTCAACCTGCCTTATGTATCACTGGCCATTAAGTTTGATCTGAATGGCACCACGACCACCATTACCCGTGAAATTGAAGGTGGAGAAGAAATATGCGAAGTACAACTGCCGCTCGTTGTAAGCTGCCAGAAAGGAATGGCCGAGCAAAGAATCCCCAATATGAAAGGTATTATGGGCGCCCGCACCAAGCCCCTGAAAGTGGTAGAACCAGTAGCTACTGAAGTCCTCACCTCCATCGTAGGTTTTGAGCTTCCGCCTGCCAAAGCTGGTGTGAAACTGGTACCTGCCGATAACCCGGCAGAACTGGTAAGGCTCCTCCACGAAGAAGCGAAGCAAATTTGA
- a CDS encoding tetratricopeptide repeat protein — MERIDKLKTFLEKSPNDSFLKHALALEYVKLGEEAGARQLFEEILTHDPAYIGSYYHLGKLLERTGQLPLAITWYEKGMAAARAAGDRHAYGELQGAYEEAMDG, encoded by the coding sequence ATGGAACGAATTGACAAACTAAAAACATTTCTGGAGAAGAGCCCCAATGACTCTTTTCTGAAACATGCGCTGGCATTGGAATATGTGAAATTGGGGGAGGAGGCGGGCGCCCGGCAATTATTTGAGGAAATATTGACCCATGATCCGGCTTATATCGGTTCTTATTACCACCTGGGGAAACTGCTGGAGCGTACGGGGCAGCTGCCACTGGCCATCACCTGGTACGAAAAGGGCATGGCTGCGGCCAGGGCTGCGGGCGACCGGCATGCGTATGGGGAGTTGCAGGGGGCTTATGAGGAGGCGATGGATGGGTAA